The Patagioenas fasciata isolate bPatFas1 chromosome 3, bPatFas1.hap1, whole genome shotgun sequence genome contains a region encoding:
- the PPP1R21 gene encoding protein phosphatase 1 regulatory subunit 21 isoform X1: MAAAAELQGKYQKLAQEYSKLRAQNQVLKKGVVDEQANSASLKEQLKMKDQSLRKLQQEMDSLTFRNQQLAKRVELLQDELALSETRGKKNKKSAESSSQLSQEQKSVFNEDLQKKIEENERLHILFFEADEQHKRLEAELRTRLEVLETDASQHQAVVDSLTKKYTDTIEKLQNDKAKLEIKSQTLEREAKDCRLRTEECQQQLKNLQAALGSRLEESLCIINEKVPFNDTRSNQYNALNVPLHNRRYQLKLRDLAGQALAFVQELVTALLNFHTYTEQKVQIFPIDSATDTISPLNQKFSQYLHENASYVRPLEEGMLHLFESITEDTVTVLETAVKLKAFSEHLASYLCFLRKILPYQLKSLEEECESSLCTAALRARNMDLHRDMKRLTAVFEKLHTYVSLLALPSTKPTGLLRTNYNMVFTNIAASLHGFHDILKDISKHYSQKATLEQDAPTATQKLLTTNDCILSSLVALTNAAGKIASFFSNNLDHFTTSLSYGPKGGTEFNSPLSAECMLQYKKKAVAYMKSLKKPCADSVPYEEALANRRVLLSSTESREGLAQQVHQSLEKIAKLEQEKEHWMLEAQLAKIKLEKENEKLKNSLSGHLTETIQERSVLTNVAEQKKETTEKNPRELIKNTSLIGMLAVTTDNEKAPDGESREDLIKNHYMARIAELTSHLQLADSKSVHFHAECRALAKRLSLAEKSKELLTEELKLASQNISRLQDELMTTKRSYEDQLSMMSDHLCSMNETLTKQREEIDTLKMTSKGNSKKNKNR; this comes from the exons CTTCGAGCTCAGAACCAAGTACTGAAAAAAGGGGTTGTGGATGAACAAGCGAACTCTGCTTCTCTGAAG GAGCAACTGAAGATGAAGGATCAATCACTGAGGAAACTGCAACAAGAAATGGACAGCTTGACCTTTCGAAATCAGCAGCTTGCCAAGCGAGTGGAGTTACTTCAAGATGAACTTGCATTAAGTGAAACAAGGGGCAAGAAGAACAAA aaaagtgCAGAATCCTCATCTCAGTTGAGTCAAGAGCAGAAAAGTGTCTTCAATGAAGATCTTCAGAAGAAGATAGAAGAGAATGAACGACTACATATACTT ttTTTTGAAGCAGATGAGCAACACAAACGTTTAGAAGCGGAACTGAGAACTAGACTTGAGGTTTTGGAAACTGATGCTTCCCAGCATCAAGCTGTGGTAGACAGTTTAACAAAGAAATACACGGATACCATAGAAAAGCTGCAGAATGATAAAGCCAAATTAGAA ATCAAGTCTCAGACACTAGAAAGAGAAGCTAAGGACTGTAGGCTTCGAACTGAAGAATG CCAGCAACAGTTAAAGAATCTTCAAGCAGCTTTGGGCAGTAGACTGGAAGAATCTCTATGCATAATCAATGAAAAAGTACCTTTTAATGACACAA GATCTAATCAATACAATGCTCTGAATGTACCATTGCACAACAGAAGATATCAG CTGAAGTTACGAGATCTCGCTGGCCAGGCGCTGGCTTTTGTTCAAGAACTTGTAACAGCTCTTTTGAACTTCCATACGTACACTGAGCAGAAGGTACAGATCTTTCCCATTGATTCTGCAACAGACACCATATCGCCATTAAATCAAAAG TTTTCACAGTATCTTCATGAAAATGCTTCATATGTTCGCCCTCTGGAGGAAGGAATGCTTCACTTGTTTGAGAGTATTACAGAAGATACTGTCACAGTCCTG GAAACAGCTGTGAAATTGAAGGCCTTCTCAGAACATTTAGCTTCCTACTTATGCTTTttaagaaagattcttccttatcagttaaaaag TTTGGAAGAAGAGTGTGAGTCTTCTCTTTGCACAGCTGCTTTGAGAGCTAGGAATATGGATCTACACAGAGACATGAAAAGGCTGACTGCAGTCTTTGAGAAGCTACATACATATGTCAGTCTTCTTGCATTACCAA GTACAAAACCAACAGGACTTCTTAGGACAAACTACAACATGGTGTTTACAAACATTGCTGCAAGTCTTCATGGGTTTCATGACATTTTAAAAG ACATTTCCAAGCACTACAGTCAGAAAGCTACTTTAGAACAAGACGCTCCAACTGCCACACAGAAACTCTTGACTACAAATGACTGTATTTTATCCTCTCTTGTGGCTTTAACTAATGCAGCAGGCAAG ATTGCCTCATTCTTTAGCAACAACTTGGATCACTTCACTACTTCGCTGAGCTATGGCCCCAAAGGAGGAACAGAGTTCAACAGCCCCCTTTCAGCGGAGTGTATGCTTCAGTACAAGAAAAAGGCAGTTGCTTACATGAAGTCTTTGAAGAAG CCTTGTGCAGATTCAGTGCCTTATGAAGAGGCTTTGGCTAATCGCCGAGTTCTTCTGAGTTCCACAGAAAGCAGAGAAGGTCTTGCACAACAG GTCCATCAGAGTTTGGAGAAAATTGCAAAACTTGAACAAGAAAAAGAACACTGGATGTTGGAGGCCCAGCTAGCTAAAATAAAGCTAGAGAAAGAAAACGAAAAACTGAAGAACTCTCTTAGTGGACATTTAACTGAAACTATACAAGAGCGTTCTGTTTTGACAAAtgtagctgaacaaaagaaggaaACCACAGAAAAGAATCCAAGGGAACTTATTAAAAATACTAGCTTG ATTGGAATGTTGGCTGTAACTACTGATAATGAAAAG GCTCCAGATGGTGAGTCTCGTGAAGACCTGATAAAAAACCACTATATGGCGAGGATAGCAGAGCTTACATCTCATCTGCAGCTTGCTGACAGCAAATCAGTACACTTtcatgctgag TGTCGAGCACTTGCCAAAAGACTGTCTTTAGCAGAGAAGTCCAAGGAATTGCTCACAGAAGAGTTGAAACTAGCTAGTCAAAACATCAGTAGATTACAG gATGAATTGATGACAACAAAGAGAAGTTATGAGGATCAGTTAAGTATGATGAGTGACCATCTCTGCAGTATGAATGAAACACTAACTAAACAAAGGGAAGAAATTGATACATTAAAGATGACTAGTAAG GGGAATTCTAAAAAGAACAAGAATCGATAG
- the PPP1R21 gene encoding protein phosphatase 1 regulatory subunit 21 isoform X3: MKDQSLRKLQQEMDSLTFRNQQLAKRVELLQDELALSETRGKKNKKSAESSSQLSQEQKSVFNEDLQKKIEENERLHILFFEADEQHKRLEAELRTRLEVLETDASQHQAVVDSLTKKYTDTIEKLQNDKAKLEIKSQTLEREAKDCRLRTEECQQQLKNLQAALGSRLEESLCIINEKVPFNDTRSNQYNALNVPLHNRRYQLKLRDLAGQALAFVQELVTALLNFHTYTEQKVQIFPIDSATDTISPLNQKFSQYLHENASYVRPLEEGMLHLFESITEDTVTVLETAVKLKAFSEHLASYLCFLRKILPYQLKSLEEECESSLCTAALRARNMDLHRDMKRLTAVFEKLHTYVSLLALPSTKPTGLLRTNYNMVFTNIAASLHGFHDILKDISKHYSQKATLEQDAPTATQKLLTTNDCILSSLVALTNAAGKIASFFSNNLDHFTTSLSYGPKGGTEFNSPLSAECMLQYKKKAVAYMKSLKKPCADSVPYEEALANRRVLLSSTESREGLAQQVHQSLEKIAKLEQEKEHWMLEAQLAKIKLEKENEKLKNSLSGHLTETIQERSVLTNVAEQKKETTEKNPRELIKNTSLIGMLAVTTDNEKAPDGESREDLIKNHYMARIAELTSHLQLADSKSVHFHAECRALAKRLSLAEKSKELLTEELKLASQNISRLQDELMTTKRSYEDQLSMMSDHLCSMNETLTKQREEIDTLKMTSKGNSKKNKNR, translated from the exons ATGAAGGATCAATCACTGAGGAAACTGCAACAAGAAATGGACAGCTTGACCTTTCGAAATCAGCAGCTTGCCAAGCGAGTGGAGTTACTTCAAGATGAACTTGCATTAAGTGAAACAAGGGGCAAGAAGAACAAA aaaagtgCAGAATCCTCATCTCAGTTGAGTCAAGAGCAGAAAAGTGTCTTCAATGAAGATCTTCAGAAGAAGATAGAAGAGAATGAACGACTACATATACTT ttTTTTGAAGCAGATGAGCAACACAAACGTTTAGAAGCGGAACTGAGAACTAGACTTGAGGTTTTGGAAACTGATGCTTCCCAGCATCAAGCTGTGGTAGACAGTTTAACAAAGAAATACACGGATACCATAGAAAAGCTGCAGAATGATAAAGCCAAATTAGAA ATCAAGTCTCAGACACTAGAAAGAGAAGCTAAGGACTGTAGGCTTCGAACTGAAGAATG CCAGCAACAGTTAAAGAATCTTCAAGCAGCTTTGGGCAGTAGACTGGAAGAATCTCTATGCATAATCAATGAAAAAGTACCTTTTAATGACACAA GATCTAATCAATACAATGCTCTGAATGTACCATTGCACAACAGAAGATATCAG CTGAAGTTACGAGATCTCGCTGGCCAGGCGCTGGCTTTTGTTCAAGAACTTGTAACAGCTCTTTTGAACTTCCATACGTACACTGAGCAGAAGGTACAGATCTTTCCCATTGATTCTGCAACAGACACCATATCGCCATTAAATCAAAAG TTTTCACAGTATCTTCATGAAAATGCTTCATATGTTCGCCCTCTGGAGGAAGGAATGCTTCACTTGTTTGAGAGTATTACAGAAGATACTGTCACAGTCCTG GAAACAGCTGTGAAATTGAAGGCCTTCTCAGAACATTTAGCTTCCTACTTATGCTTTttaagaaagattcttccttatcagttaaaaag TTTGGAAGAAGAGTGTGAGTCTTCTCTTTGCACAGCTGCTTTGAGAGCTAGGAATATGGATCTACACAGAGACATGAAAAGGCTGACTGCAGTCTTTGAGAAGCTACATACATATGTCAGTCTTCTTGCATTACCAA GTACAAAACCAACAGGACTTCTTAGGACAAACTACAACATGGTGTTTACAAACATTGCTGCAAGTCTTCATGGGTTTCATGACATTTTAAAAG ACATTTCCAAGCACTACAGTCAGAAAGCTACTTTAGAACAAGACGCTCCAACTGCCACACAGAAACTCTTGACTACAAATGACTGTATTTTATCCTCTCTTGTGGCTTTAACTAATGCAGCAGGCAAG ATTGCCTCATTCTTTAGCAACAACTTGGATCACTTCACTACTTCGCTGAGCTATGGCCCCAAAGGAGGAACAGAGTTCAACAGCCCCCTTTCAGCGGAGTGTATGCTTCAGTACAAGAAAAAGGCAGTTGCTTACATGAAGTCTTTGAAGAAG CCTTGTGCAGATTCAGTGCCTTATGAAGAGGCTTTGGCTAATCGCCGAGTTCTTCTGAGTTCCACAGAAAGCAGAGAAGGTCTTGCACAACAG GTCCATCAGAGTTTGGAGAAAATTGCAAAACTTGAACAAGAAAAAGAACACTGGATGTTGGAGGCCCAGCTAGCTAAAATAAAGCTAGAGAAAGAAAACGAAAAACTGAAGAACTCTCTTAGTGGACATTTAACTGAAACTATACAAGAGCGTTCTGTTTTGACAAAtgtagctgaacaaaagaaggaaACCACAGAAAAGAATCCAAGGGAACTTATTAAAAATACTAGCTTG ATTGGAATGTTGGCTGTAACTACTGATAATGAAAAG GCTCCAGATGGTGAGTCTCGTGAAGACCTGATAAAAAACCACTATATGGCGAGGATAGCAGAGCTTACATCTCATCTGCAGCTTGCTGACAGCAAATCAGTACACTTtcatgctgag TGTCGAGCACTTGCCAAAAGACTGTCTTTAGCAGAGAAGTCCAAGGAATTGCTCACAGAAGAGTTGAAACTAGCTAGTCAAAACATCAGTAGATTACAG gATGAATTGATGACAACAAAGAGAAGTTATGAGGATCAGTTAAGTATGATGAGTGACCATCTCTGCAGTATGAATGAAACACTAACTAAACAAAGGGAAGAAATTGATACATTAAAGATGACTAGTAAG GGGAATTCTAAAAAGAACAAGAATCGATAG
- the PPP1R21 gene encoding protein phosphatase 1 regulatory subunit 21 isoform X2, whose amino-acid sequence MAAAAELQGKYQKLAQEYSKLRAQNQVLKKGVVDEQANSASLKEQLKMKDQSLRKLQQEMDSLTFRNQQLAKRVELLQDELALSETRGKKNKKSAESSSQLSQEQKSVFNEDLQKKIEENERLHILFFEADEQHKRLEAELRTRLEVLETDASQHQAVVDSLTKKYTDTIEKLQNDKAKLEIKSQTLEREAKDCRLRTEECQQQLKNLQAALGSRLEESLCIINEKVPFNDTRSNQYNALNVPLHNRRYQLKLRDLAGQALAFVQELVTALLNFHTYTEQKVQIFPIDSATDTISPLNQKVLSGAFELFSPPNTQTRCGQFPSSFHSIFMKMLHMFALWRKECFTCLRVLQKILSQSCLEEECESSLCTAALRARNMDLHRDMKRLTAVFEKLHTYVSLLALPSTKPTGLLRTNYNMVFTNIAASLHGFHDILKDISKHYSQKATLEQDAPTATQKLLTTNDCILSSLVALTNAAGKIASFFSNNLDHFTTSLSYGPKGGTEFNSPLSAECMLQYKKKAVAYMKSLKKPCADSVPYEEALANRRVLLSSTESREGLAQQVHQSLEKIAKLEQEKEHWMLEAQLAKIKLEKENEKLKNSLSGHLTETIQERSVLTNVAEQKKETTEKNPRELIKNTSLIGMLAVTTDNEKAPDGESREDLIKNHYMARIAELTSHLQLADSKSVHFHAECRALAKRLSLAEKSKELLTEELKLASQNISRLQDELMTTKRSYEDQLSMMSDHLCSMNETLTKQREEIDTLKMTSKGNSKKNKNR is encoded by the exons CTTCGAGCTCAGAACCAAGTACTGAAAAAAGGGGTTGTGGATGAACAAGCGAACTCTGCTTCTCTGAAG GAGCAACTGAAGATGAAGGATCAATCACTGAGGAAACTGCAACAAGAAATGGACAGCTTGACCTTTCGAAATCAGCAGCTTGCCAAGCGAGTGGAGTTACTTCAAGATGAACTTGCATTAAGTGAAACAAGGGGCAAGAAGAACAAA aaaagtgCAGAATCCTCATCTCAGTTGAGTCAAGAGCAGAAAAGTGTCTTCAATGAAGATCTTCAGAAGAAGATAGAAGAGAATGAACGACTACATATACTT ttTTTTGAAGCAGATGAGCAACACAAACGTTTAGAAGCGGAACTGAGAACTAGACTTGAGGTTTTGGAAACTGATGCTTCCCAGCATCAAGCTGTGGTAGACAGTTTAACAAAGAAATACACGGATACCATAGAAAAGCTGCAGAATGATAAAGCCAAATTAGAA ATCAAGTCTCAGACACTAGAAAGAGAAGCTAAGGACTGTAGGCTTCGAACTGAAGAATG CCAGCAACAGTTAAAGAATCTTCAAGCAGCTTTGGGCAGTAGACTGGAAGAATCTCTATGCATAATCAATGAAAAAGTACCTTTTAATGACACAA GATCTAATCAATACAATGCTCTGAATGTACCATTGCACAACAGAAGATATCAG CTGAAGTTACGAGATCTCGCTGGCCAGGCGCTGGCTTTTGTTCAAGAACTTGTAACAGCTCTTTTGAACTTCCATACGTACACTGAGCAGAAGGTACAGATCTTTCCCATTGATTCTGCAACAGACACCATATCGCCATTAAATCAAAAG GTCTTGTCTGGCGCTTTCGAGCTATTTTCCCCACCAAACACTCAAACTAGATGTGGACAATTCCCTTCCAG TTTTCACAGTATCTTCATGAAAATGCTTCATATGTTCGCCCTCTGGAGGAAGGAATGCTTCACTTGTTTGAGAGTATTACAGAAGATACTGTCACAGTCCTG TTTGGAAGAAGAGTGTGAGTCTTCTCTTTGCACAGCTGCTTTGAGAGCTAGGAATATGGATCTACACAGAGACATGAAAAGGCTGACTGCAGTCTTTGAGAAGCTACATACATATGTCAGTCTTCTTGCATTACCAA GTACAAAACCAACAGGACTTCTTAGGACAAACTACAACATGGTGTTTACAAACATTGCTGCAAGTCTTCATGGGTTTCATGACATTTTAAAAG ACATTTCCAAGCACTACAGTCAGAAAGCTACTTTAGAACAAGACGCTCCAACTGCCACACAGAAACTCTTGACTACAAATGACTGTATTTTATCCTCTCTTGTGGCTTTAACTAATGCAGCAGGCAAG ATTGCCTCATTCTTTAGCAACAACTTGGATCACTTCACTACTTCGCTGAGCTATGGCCCCAAAGGAGGAACAGAGTTCAACAGCCCCCTTTCAGCGGAGTGTATGCTTCAGTACAAGAAAAAGGCAGTTGCTTACATGAAGTCTTTGAAGAAG CCTTGTGCAGATTCAGTGCCTTATGAAGAGGCTTTGGCTAATCGCCGAGTTCTTCTGAGTTCCACAGAAAGCAGAGAAGGTCTTGCACAACAG GTCCATCAGAGTTTGGAGAAAATTGCAAAACTTGAACAAGAAAAAGAACACTGGATGTTGGAGGCCCAGCTAGCTAAAATAAAGCTAGAGAAAGAAAACGAAAAACTGAAGAACTCTCTTAGTGGACATTTAACTGAAACTATACAAGAGCGTTCTGTTTTGACAAAtgtagctgaacaaaagaaggaaACCACAGAAAAGAATCCAAGGGAACTTATTAAAAATACTAGCTTG ATTGGAATGTTGGCTGTAACTACTGATAATGAAAAG GCTCCAGATGGTGAGTCTCGTGAAGACCTGATAAAAAACCACTATATGGCGAGGATAGCAGAGCTTACATCTCATCTGCAGCTTGCTGACAGCAAATCAGTACACTTtcatgctgag TGTCGAGCACTTGCCAAAAGACTGTCTTTAGCAGAGAAGTCCAAGGAATTGCTCACAGAAGAGTTGAAACTAGCTAGTCAAAACATCAGTAGATTACAG gATGAATTGATGACAACAAAGAGAAGTTATGAGGATCAGTTAAGTATGATGAGTGACCATCTCTGCAGTATGAATGAAACACTAACTAAACAAAGGGAAGAAATTGATACATTAAAGATGACTAGTAAG GGGAATTCTAAAAAGAACAAGAATCGATAG